One Hordeum vulgare subsp. vulgare chromosome 4H, MorexV3_pseudomolecules_assembly, whole genome shotgun sequence DNA window includes the following coding sequences:
- the LOC123450905 gene encoding probable receptor-like protein kinase At5g24010, producing MAVHAMLLLLLTTLVPRSEVNSTSSPIIYDPSNGYSREVALAPDVVYQTQRTANFDLTWIQVHLPTTSTRMELVAGTAGPNQHTTPTVLRTYVHHAPALDHPRLLRSVGIGGTAPARLHCTNKLMAVQAMVLLLLVTVILPRAALAAFSPDFSFFLACGANSSVSFPSDSPTRTFVSDAAYLSPVDAPAVSASSTPPSLYAAARADMSAFSYRLPYPASPDASSFLVLRLHFFPFLPSNSSQSVANISSSRFAVSVLDAYAVMSSFSPPAIGGVKEFFIPRGALGGHFTITFVPDAGSSAFVNAVELFPAPPELLWNNTVTPVDPVGSNDLLRWKQYALETVYRLNVGGPKVTTEKDTLWRTWLSDGPYQYGAPGQSEVKSTSSPIIYDPSKGYSREVAPDVVYQTQRMGNYLRWTFPGEPDSRYLVRLHFCDYEVVSSVVGVGIVFDVDVGQGVASTDLMPNARATQSNEAFYMDYVARAPSAGAGNLKVSIGGGMLNGLEIMRLLPVDLRSRDSLVAKRIIVITVSALVGITVLACVVVGFFAVPYPNDGASGWAEQLMNLSRDGKTVGTEMVSTKLHISLAKIKAATDNFHDRNLIGVGGFGNVYKGVLTDGTPVAVKRATHASQQGLPEFQAEIVVLSGIRHRHLVSLIGYCSEQSEMILVYEHMEKGTLRSHLYGSDAPPLSWRQRLEICIGAARGLHYLHRGYAENIIHRDVKSTNILLGTDNDGCTGGAIVAKVADFGLSRVGPSFGETHVSTAVKGSFGYLDPGYFKTQQLTDRSDVYSFGVVLLEVLCARPVIDQSLERGQINIAEWAVRMRGEGGLDKIADPRIAGEADEESLRKFAETADKCLADCWVDRPSMGDVLWNLEYCLQLHEADVTGDDASDDSGAGAPQLPEDVVVSLLTDGADETGLSVTELSDSKVNLPR from the exons ATGGCCGTCCACgccatgctcctcctcctcctcaccacccTTGTCCCGCGC TCGGAGGTCAATTCGACCTCCAGCCCGATTATCTACGATCCGTCCAACGGGTACTCAAGGGAGGTGGCGCTGGCGCCCGACGTCGTGTACCAGACCCAGCGCACGGCGAACTTCGACCTCACGTGGAT TCAAGTCCATCTTCCAACCACATCCACACGCATGGAGCTGGTCGCGGGAACGGCCGGTCCGAATCAACACACCACTCCGACGGTGTTACGTACGTACGTCCACCATGCACCCGCACTTGATCATCCTCGCTTGCTCCGTTCCGTTGGGATCGGGGGCACAGCACCAGCACGACTCCACTGCACAAACAAATTAATGGCCGTCCAGGCcatggtcctcctcctcctcgtcacggTTATTCTCCCGCGCGCAGCCCTCGCCGCCTTCTCCCCGGACTTCTCATTCTTCCTCGCATGCGGCGCAAACTCCTCCGTCTCCTTCCCGTCCGATTCCCCCACCCGTACCTTCGTCTCGGACGCCGCCTACCTCTCTCCCGTAGACGCCCCGGCAGTGTCCGCCAGCTCCACCCCGCCATCTCTGTACGCTGCCGCGCGCGCAGACATGTCGGCCTTCTCGTACCGCCTCCCCTATCCCGCCTCTCCGGACGCGTCCTCATTCCTCGTCCTGCGCCTCCACTTCTTCCCCTTCCTCCCCTCCAACTCCTCCCAGTCTGTCGCCAACATCTCCTCCTCTCGCTTCGCTGTCTCCGTCCTCGATGCCTACGCCGTGATGTCCTCCTTCTCCCCGCCGGCCATCGGAGGCGTCAAGGAGTTCTTCATCCCGCGCGGCGCGTTGGGCGGCCACTTCACCATCACGTTCGTCCCGGACGCCGGCTCATCCGCGTTCGTCAACGCCGTCGAGCTGTTCCCGGCGCCGCCGGAGCTGCTGTGGAACAACACGGTGACGCCGGTGGACCCCGTGGGTAGCAATGATCTGCTCCGGTGGAAGCAGTACGCGCTGGAGACGGTGTACCGCCTCAACGTCGGCGGGCCCAAGGTGACAACTGAGAAGGACACGCTGTGGCGAACGTGGCTCTCCGACGGCCCCTACCAGTACGGCGCCCCTGGGCAGTCGGAGGTCAAGTCGACCTCCAGCCCGATTATCTACGACCCGTCCAAGGGATACTCAAGGGAGGTGGCACCCGACGTCGTGTACCAGACCCAGCGCATGGGGAATTACCTCAGATGGACGTTCCCGGGGGAGCCGGATTCCCGCTACCTCGTCCGCCTCCACTTCTGCGACTATGAAGTGGTCAGCTCTGTCGTCGGCGTTGGAATCGTGTTCGACGTCGACGTCGGCCAAGGCGTTGCCTCTACAGACCTCATGCCGAATGCTCGAGCGACTCAGTCGAATGAGGCCTTTTACATGGACTACGTTGCCAGGGCGCCAAGTGCCGGCGCCGGGAACCTCAAGGTGAGCATCGGAGGCGGCATGCTGAACGGGCTGGAGATCATGAGGTTGCTACCCGTTGATTTGAGATCGAGGGACTCGCTGGTGGCAAAGAGAATCATTGTCATTACGGTGTCGGCTTTGGTCGGCATCACCGTTCTTGCTTGCGTGGTGGTCGGCTTTTTCGCCGTGCCATACCCGAATGACGGCGCCTCCGGCTGGGCTGAACAGTTGATGAACCTGTCCAGAGACGGCAAGACCGTCGGGACGGAGATGGTGAGCACGAAGCTGCACATCTCGCTGGCCAAGATCAAGGCCGCCACGGACAACTTCCACGACCGCAACCTCATCGGCGTGGGCGGGTTCGGGAACGTGTACAAGGGCGTGCTCACCGACGGCACGCCCGTGGCGGTGAAGCGCGCCACGCACGCCTCGCAGCAGGGGCTGCCGGAGTTCCAGGCGGAGATCGTGGTGCTGTCCGGCATCCGGCACCGGCACCTGGTGTCGCTCATCGGGTACTGCAGCGAGCAATCGGAGATGATCCTGGTGTACGAGCACATGGAGAAGGGCACGCTGCGGAGCCACCTGTACGGCTCCGACGCGCCGCCGCTGTCGTGGAGGCAGCGGCTGGAGATCTGCATCGGCGCGGCGAGGGGCCTGCACTACCTGCACCGGGGCTACGCCGAGAACATCATCCACCGCGACGTCAAGTCGACCAACATCCTCCTCGGCACCGACAACGACGGCTGCACCGGCGGCGCGATCGTGGCCAAGGTGGCCGACTTCGGGCTGTCGCGGGTCGGGCCGTCGTTCGGGGAGACGCACGTGAGCACGGCGGTGAAGGGCAGCTTCGGGTACCTGGACCCGGGCTACTTCAAGACGCAGCAGCTGACGGACCGCTCCGACGTCTACTCCTTCGGCGTGGTGCTGCTGGAGGTGCTCTGCGCGCGGCCGGTCATCGACCAGAGCCTGGAGCGCGGCCAGATCAACATCGCCGAGTGGGCGGTGAGGATGCGCGGGGAAGGGGGCCTCGACAAGATCGCCGACCCGCGGATCGCCGGCGAGGCGGACGAGGAGTCGCTGCGCAAGTTCGCCGAGACCGCCGACAAGTGCCTGGCGGACTGCTGGGTGGACCGGCCGTCCATGGGCGACGTGCTGTGGAACCTCGAGTACTGCCTGCAGCTGCACGAGGCGGACGTCACCGGGGACGACGCATCCGACGACAGCGGCGCCGGCGCCCCGCAGCTCCCGGAGGACGTGGTCGTGAGCTTGTTGACGGACGGCGCGGACGAGACCGGCTTGAGCGTGACCGAGCTCAGCGACAGTAAAGTTAATCTCCCACGGTGA